Proteins found in one Lutimonas zeaxanthinifaciens genomic segment:
- a CDS encoding serine hydrolase gives MKIVRTLILLLVFASQSLFTQAQSNVDLKALDAYFAQMVEDWDLPSASIGVVKDGKLVFKGNYGVKEIGEKDVPDENTLYAVASNSKAFTSAILGMLVQQGKLKWDDKVRDYLPYFAVYDDWVSEHVTIQDLLSHRVGLGTFSGDNIWYKSNRSAEEIIKSIKYVPQAFDFRAGYGYSNLMYITAGELIKKITGKSWGENLTERILEPLGMNRSIYKLDDLDRIGNYVTPYVYRDGENIKIDWVDWETVAATGGLISSVSDMSKWMVFNMNHGIHGKDTLLTASTRNMMWKPHNSFMVDQTKPNNLGRRFSSYGLGWGISDYKEKLRVSHTGGYDGMITAVTMLPEENLGVVVLTNGTQSPIMAATYYALDRFLGEEEMDWSKYYLGRTKKRAANDKRVSSIKNKRVMNTQPTLSKGSITGSYYSDMVGGIEIKETDGELRLEFKHHPLLRARLSHWHYDTYKIEWDETQAWFNFGTIKFNSDNNLEVTGFDFDVPNDDIFFEELKPRRK, from the coding sequence ATGAAAATAGTCAGAACACTTATTTTATTACTCGTTTTTGCGAGTCAGTCCTTGTTTACTCAGGCGCAATCCAATGTTGATCTCAAGGCACTTGACGCCTATTTTGCACAAATGGTTGAAGACTGGGACTTGCCCTCAGCTTCAATTGGGGTTGTTAAAGACGGTAAACTTGTATTCAAAGGAAATTATGGAGTTAAGGAAATAGGAGAGAAGGATGTTCCTGATGAAAACACTCTATATGCCGTGGCCTCGAACTCAAAGGCTTTTACATCTGCTATATTAGGTATGCTTGTGCAGCAGGGTAAACTGAAGTGGGATGATAAGGTAAGGGACTATCTACCTTATTTTGCAGTCTATGACGACTGGGTCAGCGAGCATGTAACGATTCAGGACCTGCTAAGCCACCGAGTTGGCTTGGGCACTTTTAGTGGTGACAATATCTGGTATAAATCGAACCGCTCTGCTGAGGAGATTATAAAGAGTATAAAATATGTCCCTCAGGCCTTTGACTTTAGGGCAGGGTACGGGTATTCAAATCTTATGTACATCACGGCCGGGGAACTTATCAAAAAGATTACCGGTAAATCATGGGGAGAGAATTTGACAGAGCGGATACTTGAACCCTTAGGGATGAATCGCAGCATATATAAACTTGATGATCTGGATAGAATTGGAAATTATGTAACTCCTTATGTATATCGAGACGGCGAAAATATTAAGATTGACTGGGTAGACTGGGAAACCGTTGCCGCTACCGGAGGATTGATTTCAAGTGTCTCCGATATGTCAAAATGGATGGTTTTTAACATGAATCACGGCATACACGGCAAGGATACCTTACTGACGGCTTCTACCCGGAATATGATGTGGAAACCACACAATAGCTTTATGGTAGATCAAACCAAACCGAACAATCTGGGGCGTCGTTTTTCAAGTTACGGGCTTGGATGGGGTATAAGTGATTATAAAGAAAAGCTTCGTGTGAGTCATACGGGAGGGTATGACGGAATGATAACTGCAGTTACCATGTTGCCGGAGGAAAATCTTGGAGTAGTTGTTCTGACCAACGGAACACAGAGCCCAATCATGGCGGCAACCTATTACGCGCTGGATCGATTTTTAGGTGAAGAAGAAATGGACTGGTCCAAATACTATTTGGGAAGAACGAAAAAGCGTGCAGCCAATGATAAAAGAGTGAGTTCTATAAAAAATAAGCGGGTAATGAACACCCAGCCAACATTAAGTAAAGGTTCAATCACAGGATCATATTATTCTGACATGGTGGGTGGTATTGAAATAAAAGAAACAGATGGAGAACTTAGATTGGAATTTAAGCATCATCCTTTGCTCAGGGCCAGATTGAGCCACTGGCATTATGATACTTACAAAATTGAATGGGATGAAACACAGGCCTGGTTCAATTTTGGCACCATCAAATTTAACAGTGACAATAACCTTGAGGTTACAGGTTTTGACTTTGATGTGCCCAATGATGATATATTTTTCGAAGAGTTAAAGCCGAGACGGAAGTAA
- a CDS encoding alpha/beta fold hydrolase: MKLFYKIIKALLLFIGIMIIVVSLFFGHKDIPLEELKSKYAQAPSQFVDIEGMQVHFRDEGDQMTDMPIVLIHGTGASLHTFDEWAERLKREHRVIRMDLPGFGLTGPFPDRNYSMENYVDFIKEFLESRGVGTCILGGNSLGGAIAWQFTAKNPEMVEKLILIDAAGYPMKSESRPIAFTLARIPVVNKALTFITPLSMVRSSVENVYADKSKVSDQLVERYFKLTLRTGNRQALVDRMAMETDMSKTGLIKNINQATLVLWGDEDLLIPVANAYLFHKDLPNSELVILKNSGHVPMEESPEESLEALFEFLGVTP, translated from the coding sequence TTATTCTATAAAATTATCAAAGCCTTACTCTTGTTTATTGGTATCATGATCATTGTTGTCAGTTTATTTTTTGGTCACAAAGACATACCGTTAGAAGAATTAAAATCAAAGTATGCACAGGCACCTTCTCAGTTTGTTGATATAGAAGGAATGCAGGTGCATTTTAGGGATGAAGGGGATCAAATGACTGACATGCCAATTGTATTGATCCATGGAACCGGAGCCAGCTTACACACCTTTGATGAATGGGCAGAACGTTTAAAAAGAGAGCATCGTGTGATCCGAATGGATCTGCCTGGATTTGGACTTACCGGCCCTTTTCCTGACAGAAATTATTCCATGGAAAACTATGTAGACTTTATAAAAGAATTCTTAGAAAGTAGAGGCGTGGGTACATGCATCCTGGGTGGTAATTCATTAGGGGGCGCCATCGCCTGGCAGTTTACCGCTAAAAACCCGGAGATGGTGGAAAAACTCATTTTGATTGATGCTGCAGGCTATCCCATGAAATCAGAAAGCAGGCCGATTGCCTTTACGCTGGCACGTATCCCGGTAGTGAATAAAGCATTAACGTTTATTACCCCGCTTAGTATGGTTCGATCAAGTGTAGAAAATGTATATGCCGATAAATCCAAGGTGTCAGATCAACTTGTTGAGCGCTATTTTAAACTTACCTTAAGAACAGGAAATCGACAAGCCCTGGTTGACAGAATGGCTATGGAAACTGACATGTCCAAAACAGGGTTGATTAAAAATATTAATCAAGCGACCCTGGTACTCTGGGGAGACGAAGATCTTTTGATTCCTGTTGCTAATGCGTATCTTTTTCATAAGGACCTTCCAAATAGTGAACTGGTGATCCTGAAAAATTCCGGACATGTTCCGATGGAAGAGAGTCCTGAGGAAAGCCTTGAGGCCCTGTTTGAGTTCCTTGGTGTTACACCTTGA
- a CDS encoding helix-turn-helix domain-containing protein, giving the protein MINLYSFIKESDSFRKMEVNDLLFVEYTCLQEETKFGIWSDSNYFAFITSGKKMWKSIYHEYIAEHGDILFIKKGANLTHQFFEDEFCAIFFFLPDDFIRSFMQKNSFLSDSKQKDLSSQDAVLRVNQDTILQGYESSIITYLQSSQNINEQLLTLKFEELLLHLCTDNKHSKLKDYFISLCQSRIYHMTRVMEENFAYHLKLEDYARLCHMSLSTFKKNFKDHYKTTPAVWLKNRKLDLALHRLVNSDLPIHQLSFECGFEDPSHFSRVFKLKHGKTPLQCRLDSSE; this is encoded by the coding sequence ATGATCAATTTGTATTCTTTTATAAAAGAATCTGATTCCTTCAGAAAAATGGAGGTTAATGATCTGCTTTTTGTTGAATACACTTGTTTGCAGGAAGAGACAAAATTCGGAATCTGGTCTGACAGTAACTATTTTGCCTTTATCACCTCCGGTAAAAAAATGTGGAAAAGTATTTATCATGAGTATATCGCCGAACATGGGGATATTCTTTTTATAAAGAAAGGGGCCAATCTGACACATCAATTTTTCGAAGATGAATTTTGTGCTATTTTCTTTTTCCTCCCCGATGATTTTATTCGATCCTTTATGCAAAAGAACTCTTTTCTTTCAGATAGTAAACAAAAGGATCTTTCATCACAGGATGCTGTTCTTAGAGTAAATCAGGATACAATCCTCCAGGGATATGAAAGCTCAATCATTACCTATCTTCAGTCTTCTCAAAATATTAACGAACAGTTACTTACGCTTAAATTTGAAGAGTTGTTATTGCATCTTTGTACGGATAACAAACACAGTAAACTCAAAGATTATTTTATTTCATTGTGCCAAAGCAGGATCTATCATATGACCCGGGTAATGGAAGAGAATTTTGCATATCATCTAAAGCTTGAAGATTATGCCCGTTTATGCCATATGAGCCTTTCAACGTTTAAAAAGAACTTCAAGGATCATTATAAAACCACTCCTGCTGTATGGTTAAAAAACAGGAAACTGGACCTGGCACTACATCGTTTGGTGAATTCTGATTTGCCTATCCATCAATTGTCTTTTGAATGCGGTTTTGAAGACCCTTCACATTTTTCGAGAGTTTTTAAACTCAAACATGGCAAGACCCCATTACAGTGTCGCTTAGATAGTTCGGAATAG
- a CDS encoding PPK2 family polyphosphate kinase, with protein sequence MPKISPDDYIVNSSISLKDRKTLVQLDEDEKVEKQLRKLRKKLGKLQDTLYAHGKYAVLICIQGMDTAGKDSMIKEVFKDFNTSGLIVHSFKVPTPLELDHDYLWRHYIALPARGKFAIFNRTHYENVLVTRVHPSYILGENQPGIHTVKDVNDAFWDRRFEEIKNFEKHLADNGTIIFKFFLHLSKEEQKNRLLRRLNIEDKHWKFSPGDLKERKLWDKYQVVYEDALNRTSAKHAPWFTIPADNKPSARYIVASILYQALKGYSDIKEPPLDDDIRARLEEYKAELNNE encoded by the coding sequence ATGCCAAAGATTTCCCCCGATGATTACATTGTAAATAGTTCCATATCATTAAAAGACAGAAAGACACTTGTTCAGCTGGACGAAGATGAGAAAGTTGAAAAACAACTGAGAAAACTGAGAAAAAAGCTTGGTAAACTGCAGGACACCCTTTATGCACATGGTAAATATGCTGTTCTGATTTGTATTCAGGGCATGGATACGGCAGGTAAAGACAGTATGATCAAGGAGGTTTTTAAAGATTTTAATACCAGCGGCCTGATTGTTCACAGTTTTAAGGTTCCCACACCTCTGGAACTCGACCACGATTACCTGTGGAGGCATTATATTGCACTTCCGGCACGGGGTAAGTTTGCTATCTTTAACCGGACACATTATGAAAATGTACTGGTTACCCGGGTTCACCCATCTTATATTCTGGGTGAGAATCAACCCGGTATCCATACCGTTAAAGATGTAAACGACGCTTTTTGGGATAGAAGGTTCGAAGAAATAAAGAACTTCGAGAAGCATCTGGCCGACAATGGGACCATTATCTTCAAGTTTTTCCTGCATCTGTCAAAAGAAGAACAGAAAAATCGGCTGCTGCGACGCCTTAATATTGAAGACAAACACTGGAAGTTCTCTCCCGGAGATCTTAAAGAGCGTAAACTATGGGATAAGTACCAGGTTGTTTATGAAGATGCATTAAACAGAACCTCTGCCAAGCATGCACCCTGGTTTACCATACCTGCTGACAATAAACCCTCTGCACGTTATATTGTGGCTTCAATTCTCTATCAGGCCTTAAAGGGATATTCTGATATCAAAGAACCTCCACTTGATGATGACATCAGGGCCCGATTGGAAGAATACAAGGCTGAATTAAATAATGAATAA
- a CDS encoding adenylate/guanylate cyclase domain-containing protein, protein MKIHTILIILSFLGNFLFAQDQKKADSLILQYRSGAYSYSELKMLAEITDYDTNYDRVLQYSELIIQKAAEDSIFEYLYAGHLQKGNALTKLGNNVQARESYLKAQMYAWRMDDQRRVASTMTAVAGTYSAMENYDEAEKYYVESIELFRSLNEEGKLGTALVNLGDLYITMEKYSLATKATNEGWAIFKRKGFKLGEAYCMGNTGMIQASLGHDEAAEANINEAIKILDQYEDYYPIAVYLTYMSDIYLRKDNWDKAYSYAKRSLELSEKHDLQEQIAEANLKLSLLYEYAEDYKESNAYLKKYYSYRENTLNLENVTKAANLKLNHELSLKQTELDLMSAKQYNQRILAITSFIALILILLLLIGLLHRNHFIKKTSSIIAEERDRSESLLCNILPEKTAQELKQAGRVKAKHFEAVTVMFTDFKAFTINSGQLSPEELVESIDFYFSKFDQIMEKYGLEKIKTIGDAYMCAGGLPFPTHDHANRILMAAFEIKDFVEESKISDPNNLTRFDIRIGINTGPVVAGVVGTKKFAYDIWGDTVNIASRMESNSIPGKINISENTYQIVKDQFHCSYRGEIECKYNLKMKMYFVNEKINQAQEEVKMNLVHG, encoded by the coding sequence ATGAAAATACATACAATCCTCATTATCCTTTCCTTTTTGGGAAATTTCTTATTCGCTCAAGATCAAAAAAAAGCAGATAGCCTGATTTTACAGTACCGTTCAGGAGCCTACAGCTATAGCGAGCTTAAAATGCTTGCTGAAATAACAGACTATGACACTAACTACGATCGCGTTCTGCAATATTCTGAATTGATCATTCAGAAAGCAGCAGAGGATTCCATATTTGAATACCTCTATGCCGGTCATCTGCAAAAAGGAAATGCACTGACAAAACTGGGAAATAATGTTCAGGCCAGAGAATCCTATTTAAAGGCTCAGATGTACGCTTGGCGAATGGATGATCAACGAAGGGTTGCCAGTACCATGACTGCAGTTGCAGGCACCTATTCGGCCATGGAAAATTATGACGAAGCAGAAAAATATTATGTAGAAAGCATTGAACTTTTCAGGTCCTTGAATGAGGAAGGAAAATTAGGAACTGCTCTCGTCAATTTGGGTGATCTGTATATCACCATGGAAAAGTATTCCTTAGCTACGAAAGCAACCAATGAAGGCTGGGCAATATTTAAGCGGAAAGGGTTTAAATTGGGAGAGGCCTATTGTATGGGAAACACTGGGATGATACAGGCAAGCCTTGGACATGATGAAGCTGCTGAGGCTAACATCAATGAAGCCATCAAAATCCTCGATCAATATGAAGATTATTATCCTATTGCGGTGTACCTGACTTATATGTCTGATATTTATTTGCGAAAAGACAATTGGGATAAAGCTTATTCTTATGCCAAAAGGAGCTTGGAACTATCCGAAAAACACGATTTGCAGGAGCAAATTGCTGAAGCCAATTTAAAATTGTCATTGTTATATGAATATGCCGAAGATTATAAAGAATCGAATGCATATTTGAAAAAGTATTACAGTTATCGCGAAAACACGCTGAATCTTGAGAATGTAACCAAAGCAGCCAACCTAAAATTGAATCATGAACTCTCATTAAAGCAGACGGAACTCGATCTCATGAGCGCAAAACAGTATAATCAAAGGATTCTTGCCATTACCAGTTTTATAGCACTTATTCTGATCTTACTTTTACTTATCGGCCTTCTCCACAGAAACCATTTTATCAAAAAAACCAGTAGTATTATTGCAGAAGAAAGAGACCGGTCAGAAAGCCTCCTATGCAATATACTTCCTGAAAAAACCGCCCAGGAACTCAAACAGGCAGGTAGAGTGAAAGCCAAACATTTTGAAGCCGTAACGGTAATGTTTACTGATTTTAAAGCCTTTACCATAAATTCAGGTCAATTATCTCCCGAAGAACTGGTTGAAAGTATTGATTTCTATTTTTCAAAATTCGATCAGATTATGGAGAAATATGGCCTGGAAAAGATCAAAACCATTGGTGACGCCTATATGTGCGCCGGAGGGCTTCCCTTTCCAACACATGATCACGCCAACCGAATCCTTATGGCGGCTTTTGAGATCAAGGACTTTGTTGAAGAATCTAAAATATCCGATCCAAATAATCTGACCCGATTTGATATACGCATAGGAATAAATACCGGTCCTGTTGTAGCCGGGGTTGTCGGCACCAAAAAGTTTGCCTACGACATTTGGGGAGACACCGTGAATATTGCTTCACGTATGGAGTCAAACTCCATACCAGGGAAAATCAATATTTCTGAAAACACCTATCAAATTGTGAAGGATCAATTCCATTGCTCCTATCGTGGTGAAATCGAATGCAAATACAATTTAAAGATGAAAATGTATTTTGTAAACGAAAAAATCAATCAGGCTCAGGAAGAGGTGAAAATGAATCTTGTTCATGGATAA
- a CDS encoding protein-L-isoaspartate(D-aspartate) O-methyltransferase encodes MNRLYLGIFLFLPLFLASQNDYLESRERMIADGIKSRGVKDKATLRALLEVPRHLFVPQEIRSQAYRDGPLPIGFGQTISQPYIVAFMTEAIRPESNFKVLEIGTGSGYQAAILSRIVDSVYTIEIIDELHLRSNKQLKELGYNNVLTKSADGYYGWEDKGPFDAIVVTAAAEFVPPPLIAQLKEGGRMIIPVGTPFATQQLLMVTKKGGKTKSRNLMFVRFVPFTRKSE; translated from the coding sequence ATGAATAGGTTATATTTAGGGATATTTTTATTCCTGCCTCTTTTTCTGGCTTCACAAAATGACTATCTGGAGTCAAGAGAAAGAATGATCGCTGATGGCATAAAGTCGAGGGGTGTAAAGGACAAAGCGACGTTAAGGGCTTTGCTTGAGGTGCCGCGACACCTTTTCGTGCCTCAGGAAATCAGATCGCAGGCCTATCGTGATGGCCCCTTACCTATCGGTTTCGGACAAACTATTTCTCAACCTTATATTGTAGCGTTTATGACAGAAGCTATCAGACCTGAAAGCAATTTCAAGGTGCTTGAAATAGGTACCGGATCAGGATACCAGGCTGCCATACTCAGCAGGATAGTAGATAGTGTCTATACCATTGAGATCATAGACGAGCTACACCTAAGGTCCAATAAACAACTCAAGGAACTCGGCTATAACAATGTGCTAACCAAAAGTGCTGATGGTTATTATGGATGGGAAGATAAAGGGCCGTTTGATGCCATTGTGGTTACAGCGGCGGCTGAATTTGTGCCACCACCACTTATCGCTCAGTTAAAAGAAGGCGGACGAATGATCATTCCCGTAGGTACTCCTTTTGCAACGCAACAACTCCTTATGGTAACAAAAAAGGGAGGAAAAACAAAATCCAGAAACCTCATGTTTGTTCGGTTCGTTCCTTTTACCAGAAAATCTGAATAA
- a CDS encoding aldose 1-epimerase, whose product MDQYVITSPDKESTVVTDHGELVGYSHFGEELIHQKGDRGWRNSDTEMFPVIGPTSANDFKVITSRGYALQDQHGLLREMDYKVIEVKDDEITFEKVYKKGTHLKNSKYPDKSSIETVFWPYDFTFRKKLKITDHSLDIRFEIEAEEGMPYMLGYHPAFRLSGQNTECIEYGKDQIRLQDVLDVGSVAYQVKDTDYIRLVKQEGQSLDLRTKGFGNFMLWTEVPNMICIEPITSYPYTGKKELGKELFTHAKKGETAYFEVIIKPIKA is encoded by the coding sequence ATGGATCAATACGTAATTACCAGTCCTGATAAAGAAAGCACTGTGGTCACGGATCATGGAGAGTTAGTTGGTTACAGTCATTTTGGCGAAGAATTGATCCATCAAAAAGGAGACAGGGGCTGGAGAAACTCAGATACCGAAATGTTTCCTGTAATCGGGCCGACTTCTGCTAATGATTTTAAGGTAATCACCTCAAGAGGGTATGCCCTTCAGGATCAACATGGTCTGTTGCGTGAAATGGACTATAAAGTAATCGAGGTGAAGGATGATGAAATTACATTTGAGAAGGTCTATAAAAAAGGTACACATTTAAAGAATTCAAAGTATCCGGACAAATCCAGTATTGAGACTGTTTTTTGGCCCTATGATTTTACCTTCCGAAAGAAATTAAAAATCACAGATCATTCACTTGATATACGTTTCGAAATAGAAGCAGAAGAGGGTATGCCTTATATGCTGGGATATCATCCCGCTTTCAGGTTATCGGGGCAGAATACGGAATGCATTGAATATGGCAAGGATCAAATCAGGTTGCAGGATGTTCTTGACGTGGGTTCTGTTGCTTATCAGGTAAAGGATACAGATTACATAAGACTAGTAAAACAAGAGGGACAATCTCTTGATCTAAGAACAAAAGGATTCGGAAATTTTATGCTCTGGACCGAAGTGCCGAACATGATTTGTATCGAGCCCATTACTTCGTATCCCTATACCGGTAAAAAGGAACTGGGGAAAGAGCTGTTTACTCATGCGAAAAAAGGTGAAACAGCTTATTTTGAGGTAATCATCAAACCTATAAAAGCATAG
- a CDS encoding serine hydrolase domain-containing protein, with product MLGIKDSYNLPGVAVSITDIHSTLYSNYFGKINSSEQVLIGSCSKSFTALLILKLQEKGLLNINDPVVKYLNWFQYADKGVSDIITIKDLLHHASGIPSILGRITIEEDSTGSTQKEVELMLSELSLDSSQFEYQYSNINYRLLGYIVEEVTGSQYGANLKKEILQPLELNHTSGFVLDPERKGFPGSYNYFLYYPIIPYTSSYYRDQIPEGHIASNAHDMAIYLREHLKGYTNDSSKFIDQNLATSLFTTKNKTESGYGMGWFINKRQDQLVLYHTGLTEGFNTCMILDPETETAIFVAINSGVDTAFEIASGISNILAEKEPKSYSKTFFYMIRSIPLLVVALLIILVLQLKKWRAVNFRTGLSKNLKPNLLLILGILFGSLWVIIFPVMYQTTLKVIINHDPASGISLILIATLIVLICFVYYFKNQTRTHGNA from the coding sequence GTGCTAGGAATTAAAGATTCCTATAATCTTCCCGGGGTTGCGGTTTCAATCACAGACATCCACTCAACACTATATTCAAACTATTTTGGAAAGATCAACAGTAGTGAACAGGTACTGATCGGTTCCTGTAGTAAATCCTTTACGGCACTCTTGATATTAAAACTGCAGGAAAAAGGATTGCTGAATATAAATGATCCGGTGGTTAAGTATCTCAACTGGTTTCAATATGCTGATAAAGGCGTATCAGATATAATCACTATCAAAGATTTACTGCATCATGCCTCAGGAATCCCTTCCATTCTTGGAAGAATTACCATTGAGGAAGATAGTACCGGGTCAACCCAAAAGGAAGTCGAGCTCATGTTGTCTGAACTATCCCTTGATTCTTCACAATTCGAATACCAATATTCAAATATCAATTACCGATTACTGGGATACATTGTAGAAGAGGTAACAGGAAGTCAATATGGTGCGAACCTGAAAAAAGAGATTCTGCAACCCCTGGAATTAAACCATACATCAGGATTTGTACTTGACCCTGAGCGTAAAGGTTTTCCGGGCAGTTATAATTATTTTCTCTACTATCCGATAATTCCTTACACTTCCTCCTATTACAGAGACCAGATTCCCGAAGGACATATAGCTAGTAACGCTCATGATATGGCCATTTATTTGAGAGAACACCTCAAGGGATATACAAATGATTCCAGTAAGTTCATTGACCAGAATCTTGCAACTTCTCTTTTTACCACGAAGAACAAGACTGAATCTGGTTATGGTATGGGTTGGTTCATCAATAAGCGTCAAGATCAATTGGTCCTTTATCATACTGGTCTTACTGAAGGGTTTAACACTTGTATGATCCTTGATCCCGAAACAGAAACCGCCATTTTTGTAGCCATAAATTCAGGAGTCGATACCGCCTTTGAAATTGCTTCAGGCATTTCGAATATATTGGCTGAAAAAGAACCTAAGTCCTATTCCAAAACCTTTTTTTACATGATAAGAAGTATTCCTCTGTTGGTTGTGGCACTCCTCATCATTCTGGTGCTTCAGCTCAAAAAATGGAGGGCCGTAAATTTCAGAACAGGCCTGAGTAAAAATCTCAAACCGAATCTTTTGTTGATACTGGGAATCCTGTTTGGATCCCTCTGGGTAATAATTTTTCCCGTAATGTATCAAACAACCCTTAAGGTAATCATCAATCATGACCCGGCCAGCGGAATAAGTCTGATTTTGATTGCTACCCTTATCGTGCTAATTTGCTTTGTCTATTATTTTAAGAACCAAACCAGAACTCACGGAAATGCATAA